The Salinispora tropica CNB-440 genome has a window encoding:
- a CDS encoding pentapeptide repeat-containing protein translates to MSTDSFRRQLVLALGRSTPAFHSPRAARPGRLRHLIDALSRRTPAFASQQTVDLSSADLHQDDSRTADLRKSDLAGVELNNRDLRETDLAGVNLARANFAGVDLTGANLAGVDLRGADLTDVDLTGANLAGVDLRGADLTDVNLTGALLIGADLTGVDLAGVNLAGVDLRGVNLTGVDLTSADLREANLDRANLTGVNLREANLYGAVLTSTTLAGARWDWATIWPPDRAAEIWFRSAEWPDQPGVYVVLPDAGGRIRPSVVV, encoded by the coding sequence ATGTCGACTGACTCCTTCCGCCGCCAACTTGTGCTCGCGCTCGGTCGGTCCACCCCCGCTTTTCACTCACCACGAGCAGCCCGACCTGGCCGTTTAAGACACCTCATTGATGCCCTGAGCCGACGTACCCCAGCCTTCGCCAGCCAACAGACCGTAGATCTGTCCAGCGCTGATCTCCACCAGGACGACTCTCGCACCGCCGACCTCCGCAAGTCCGACCTGGCTGGCGTCGAGCTCAACAACAGGGATCTTCGCGAGACTGATCTCGCCGGTGTCAACCTCGCCCGCGCTAATTTCGCTGGCGTTGACCTCACCGGTGCGAACCTTGCCGGTGTCGACCTCCGCGGCGCGGACCTCACCGACGTCGACCTCACAGGCGCGAACCTTGCCGGTGTCGACCTCCGCGGCGCGGACCTCACCGACGTCAACCTCACTGGCGCGCTGCTCATCGGTGCCGACCTCACCGGTGTTGACCTTGCCGGCGTCAACCTGGCCGGTGTTGACCTTCGCGGAGTCAATCTCACCGGCGTCGACCTCACCAGCGCCGATCTTCGTGAGGCCAACCTCGATCGCGCCAACCTCACCGGCGTCAACCTCCGCGAGGCCAACCTCTACGGTGCCGTTCTCACCAGCACCACACTCGCGGGGGCACGGTGGGATTGGGCCACTATCTGGCCACCCGACCGGGCAGCGGAGATCTGGTTCCGGTCGGCGGAATGGCCGGATCAACCGGGCGTTTACGTCGTGCTACCAGACGCTGGCGGCCGGATTCGCCCATCCGTTGTCGTGTGA
- a CDS encoding winged helix-turn-helix domain-containing protein codes for MPATPDYIRISDEIIDDIRSGRYEAGDKLPSIAQLCERYHVSPSTIQLVNVRLEALEVINRHQGKGVFVTDPKTWLRKP; via the coding sequence ATGCCAGCGACACCGGACTACATCCGGATCTCCGACGAGATCATTGATGACATCAGGTCAGGCCGATACGAAGCGGGGGACAAGCTGCCCTCGATCGCTCAGCTCTGCGAGCGGTACCACGTAAGCCCGTCCACGATCCAGCTCGTCAACGTACGGCTGGAGGCGCTGGAGGTGATCAACCGTCACCAGGGCAAGGGTGTCTTCGTGACCGATCCGAAGACGTGGCTCCGTAAGCCCTGA
- a CDS encoding DivIVA domain-containing protein: MVDVRNPFRRFRRWRDRPAPSHPTARTDSLIGANVRRPTGTDSEVDRHRSYAGNAGGHHRSATHWPLTPEQVRQQQFPQVRRGLDASEVELFLYRVAADLSAVQTELRRTRDENIRIKRALRDWQSRFTPGVRA; encoded by the coding sequence GTGGTTGACGTGCGTAACCCGTTCCGACGATTCCGTCGCTGGCGAGACCGCCCCGCCCCGAGCCACCCCACTGCTCGCACCGACTCGCTGATCGGTGCGAACGTGCGCCGCCCCACCGGCACCGACAGCGAGGTGGACCGCCACCGGTCGTACGCCGGCAACGCAGGCGGGCACCACCGGTCGGCGACCCACTGGCCGTTGACCCCCGAACAGGTACGCCAGCAACAGTTCCCGCAGGTCCGGCGGGGACTCGACGCATCCGAGGTGGAACTCTTCCTCTATCGGGTCGCGGCGGACCTGTCCGCGGTACAGACCGAGCTGAGGAGGACCCGGGACGAGAACATCCGGATCAAGCGGGCGCTGCGCGACTGGCAGTCCCGGTTCACCCCGGGCGTACGGGCATGA
- a CDS encoding sulfurtransferase codes for MSRDSALVSADWAEKNLNTPGVVFVEVDEDTSAYDTGHLPGAIKLDWKTDLQDQVRRDFVNKDQFAALLSERGIANGDTVVLYGGNNNWFAAYAYWYFALYGHGDVRLLDGGRKKWELDARPLTTEAVSRPATQYVAQEPDHTIRAFRDEVVAAIGTKNLVDVRSPDEYAGRLLAPAHLPQEQAQRAGHVPTAISVPWSKAANEDGTFKSDQELREIYAAAGLDDSRETIAYCRIGERSSHTWFVLQELLGHRNVKNYDGSWTEYGSLVGVPVTLGDEPGKE; via the coding sequence ATGAGTCGTGATTCCGCACTCGTCTCGGCCGACTGGGCCGAGAAGAACCTCAACACCCCGGGTGTCGTCTTCGTCGAGGTCGACGAGGACACCTCGGCCTACGACACCGGCCACCTGCCCGGCGCGATCAAGCTGGACTGGAAGACCGACCTACAGGACCAGGTCCGCCGGGACTTCGTGAACAAGGACCAGTTCGCGGCGCTGCTCTCCGAACGGGGCATCGCCAACGGTGACACCGTCGTCCTCTACGGCGGCAACAACAACTGGTTCGCCGCGTACGCGTACTGGTATTTCGCGCTCTACGGCCACGGCGATGTCCGGCTGCTCGACGGCGGTCGTAAGAAGTGGGAGCTGGACGCCCGTCCGCTGACCACGGAGGCGGTGTCCCGCCCGGCGACCCAGTACGTGGCGCAGGAGCCGGATCACACCATCCGGGCGTTCCGCGACGAAGTGGTGGCCGCCATCGGTACGAAGAACCTGGTGGACGTGCGCAGCCCCGACGAGTACGCGGGGCGGCTGCTCGCCCCCGCCCACCTGCCGCAGGAGCAGGCGCAGCGCGCGGGTCACGTACCCACCGCGATCAGCGTGCCGTGGTCGAAGGCGGCCAACGAGGACGGCACGTTCAAGTCCGACCAGGAACTGCGCGAGATCTATGCCGCGGCCGGGCTGGACGACAGCCGGGAGACCATCGCCTACTGCCGGATCGGCGAGCGCTCCTCGCACACCTGGTTCGTGCTCCAGGAGCTGCTCGGCCACCGGAACGTGAAGAACTACGACGGCTCGTGGACCGAGTACGGCTCGCTGGTCGGCGTGCCGGTGACGCTCGGCGACGAGCCCGGGAAGGAGTGA
- a CDS encoding DUF2993 domain-containing protein — MTTEERPYQDERPRPQRGRRVLVVLLVLLLLLVGLLVVADRVAAGVAERALTEQVREELATQGVQAGPPEVEIGGFPFVTQVLDGRYERISIGLKEVRGSVQGDVLALPTLDIDAYDVTASLDTLRSGRGGVIAGSVTGTGTISYDSLATRLDREGLQLGERDGRLAVTAPVDILGQQVPVSGTADITVEQGQVALRFTGLTAEGLPNGSLARMLLSNFAEGISVDVPLPALPFDLTVSEVRPLPEGLQITAEAVEVPINAAS, encoded by the coding sequence GTGACGACCGAGGAGCGCCCGTACCAGGACGAACGCCCCCGGCCGCAGCGCGGGCGGCGCGTACTCGTCGTGCTCCTGGTCCTGCTCCTGCTCCTGGTCGGGCTGCTGGTGGTGGCCGACCGGGTGGCGGCGGGGGTGGCCGAACGCGCACTGACCGAACAGGTCCGTGAGGAACTCGCCACGCAGGGCGTTCAGGCGGGGCCGCCCGAGGTGGAAATCGGCGGATTCCCTTTCGTCACCCAGGTCCTCGACGGCCGCTACGAGCGCATCTCCATCGGGCTCAAGGAGGTCCGGGGATCGGTCCAGGGTGATGTGCTGGCCCTACCGACCCTCGACATCGACGCCTACGACGTGACCGCCTCGCTGGACACCCTCCGCTCCGGCCGGGGTGGGGTGATCGCCGGTAGCGTCACGGGCACCGGCACCATCAGCTACGACAGCCTCGCCACCCGACTCGACCGGGAGGGGCTACAGCTGGGGGAGCGGGACGGCCGACTCGCGGTGACCGCCCCGGTGGACATCCTCGGGCAGCAAGTGCCGGTCAGCGGCACCGCCGACATCACGGTCGAGCAGGGCCAGGTGGCGTTGCGGTTCACCGGCCTGACCGCGGAGGGATTGCCGAACGGGTCGCTGGCCCGGATGTTGCTGAGCAACTTCGCGGAGGGCATCTCCGTTGACGTGCCCCTGCCGGCACTGCCGTTCGACCTCACCGTCAGTGAGGTCCGGCCGTTGCCCGAAGGGCTCCAGATCACCGCGGAGGCGGTTGAGGTGCCGATCAACGCGGCGAGCTGA
- a CDS encoding tachylectin-related carbohydrate-binding protein: MFRPTHVRRRGTVPRRSALRLGLAIALIGSGITVTAGAHPAQASEDAFSCTGAAQFFNSTSSGTLTHRKYETPGYDDGSSGEWTAATTIGVGWQQFGRVLGGPDGRVYGIKSEGMFRYRWTGFGWERIDGAQGPQISSSFGSYAESANRNKITIDESGDFYTIDDTGRLRWHRYSESSKTWTIDGRVIDTGWDRYNLLFATSPGVLYARAADDRLYRYRFDPTTQRWISYNLHVGSGWGYYTSIFSAGGDTVYGVLDNGDLYQYRYREDLLDWELVFHKAGWGWRFPEIFATTNTCHQGAISSPALPSIPLQPNMPIAAMQAPAASTALGTLEIAYNDNIGQIRHGRANPDALATIQWSAPANIVHVGTPALVADAEDNVNVFSQTSTSDIQRLTQKAPASPDWKPWLELGGAMKSAPAAIQLSDDSLAVFAYDTNGTLWSRQQDGTTGELLPWTSTGATGLTGTPIAQIGPDRTATILATTSTGKVQTATWQAGTLTTEWTDLGDTQFTGSLTTTLLPGYRVMAVGHATNGTIQTQLQNINGTWPGTWTTIGDNSITPDGSPSTILSPTTGRAWVFIRATDGNIYRTRHTAAGSTTWTTWGPVTSGETYPVDPTAFTWQNSNGHQIAFVTRNTNGSIRLYAADETTTTTKTTTEPTFTQHNIPTPHQ; the protein is encoded by the coding sequence ATGTTCCGTCCCACACATGTTCGCAGGCGGGGAACAGTCCCCAGGCGCAGCGCACTCCGTTTAGGACTTGCGATTGCACTGATCGGCAGCGGCATCACCGTCACCGCTGGAGCTCACCCCGCACAGGCGTCCGAAGATGCGTTCAGCTGCACCGGCGCGGCACAGTTTTTCAACTCCACCAGCAGCGGCACACTGACTCACCGAAAATACGAAACCCCGGGATACGACGACGGCAGCAGCGGAGAGTGGACCGCCGCCACCACCATCGGAGTCGGCTGGCAACAGTTCGGACGCGTCCTCGGGGGCCCCGACGGACGGGTCTACGGGATCAAATCGGAGGGAATGTTCCGCTACCGGTGGACCGGATTCGGGTGGGAAAGGATCGACGGCGCACAAGGACCGCAGATCAGCTCCAGCTTCGGGTCGTACGCCGAATCAGCAAATCGCAACAAGATCACCATTGACGAGTCGGGTGACTTCTACACCATCGACGACACCGGAAGGCTTCGCTGGCACCGCTACAGCGAATCGTCAAAGACATGGACCATCGACGGCCGAGTGATCGACACGGGATGGGACCGGTACAACCTCCTGTTCGCCACCTCCCCGGGAGTCCTCTACGCCCGCGCCGCCGACGATCGTCTCTACCGGTATCGCTTCGACCCGACGACGCAGCGATGGATCAGCTACAACCTCCACGTCGGTTCCGGCTGGGGCTACTACACCAGTATCTTCTCCGCCGGCGGTGACACCGTCTACGGCGTCCTGGACAACGGCGACCTCTACCAGTACCGCTACCGAGAAGACCTGCTCGACTGGGAGCTCGTCTTCCACAAGGCCGGCTGGGGATGGCGTTTCCCCGAGATCTTCGCGACCACGAACACCTGCCACCAGGGCGCGATCAGCAGCCCCGCGCTTCCTTCGATACCGTTGCAGCCGAACATGCCGATCGCGGCGATGCAGGCCCCAGCAGCCTCAACAGCCCTCGGCACCCTGGAAATCGCCTACAACGACAACATCGGCCAAATCCGACACGGCCGGGCTAACCCCGACGCCCTCGCCACAATCCAATGGTCAGCCCCCGCCAACATCGTGCACGTGGGCACCCCGGCCCTCGTCGCGGACGCCGAAGACAACGTAAACGTCTTCAGCCAAACCAGCACCAGCGACATCCAACGACTCACCCAGAAAGCCCCCGCCTCCCCCGACTGGAAACCCTGGCTGGAACTCGGCGGCGCAATGAAATCCGCCCCCGCCGCGATCCAACTCTCCGACGATAGCCTCGCCGTCTTCGCCTACGACACCAATGGCACCCTCTGGTCACGCCAACAAGACGGAACCACCGGCGAACTCCTACCCTGGACCTCCACCGGCGCCACCGGCCTAACTGGCACCCCAATCGCCCAAATCGGCCCTGACCGCACCGCCACCATCCTCGCCACCACCAGCACCGGCAAAGTCCAAACCGCCACCTGGCAAGCCGGAACTCTCACCACCGAATGGACCGACCTCGGCGACACCCAATTCACCGGCTCACTAACCACCACCCTCCTACCCGGGTACCGAGTAATGGCCGTCGGTCACGCCACCAACGGCACCATCCAAACCCAACTACAAAACATCAACGGCACCTGGCCCGGCACCTGGACCACAATCGGCGACAACTCAATCACCCCGGACGGATCACCCAGCACCATCCTCAGCCCCACCACCGGCCGCGCCTGGGTCTTCATCCGCGCCACCGACGGCAATATCTACCGCACCCGCCACACCGCCGCAGGATCAACCACCTGGACAACCTGGGGACCCGTCACCTCCGGAGAAACCTACCCCGTCGATCCCACCGCATTCACCTGGCAAAACTCAAACGGCCACCAAATCGCCTTCGTAACCCGCAACACCAACGGCTCCATCCGCCTCTACGCCGCAGACGAGACCACTACCACCACCAAGACCACCACAGAACCCACATTCACCCAACACAACATCCCAACACCACACCAGTAA
- a CDS encoding DUF1416 domain-containing protein yields the protein MNVMTASTAAGCAAPDQAAPLPASLDLEKETVITGVVHDAAGEPVTGAYVRLLDSADEFTAEVVTSPAGQFRFFAAPGTWRLRALSRHGNGDTVITASRGINEAAVTVAVE from the coding sequence GTGAACGTCATGACTGCTTCGACTGCGGCCGGGTGCGCCGCCCCGGATCAGGCCGCTCCGCTGCCGGCCAGCCTCGACCTGGAGAAGGAGACCGTCATCACCGGCGTTGTCCACGATGCCGCGGGTGAGCCGGTGACCGGTGCGTACGTCCGTTTACTCGACTCTGCCGACGAGTTCACCGCCGAGGTGGTCACCTCGCCGGCCGGGCAGTTCCGCTTCTTCGCGGCGCCGGGCACGTGGCGACTGCGTGCGTTGTCCCGGCACGGCAATGGCGACACCGTCATCACGGCCAGTCGGGGCATCAACGAGGCGGCTGTCACGGTCGCCGTCGAATGA
- a CDS encoding Ms5788A family Cys-rich leader peptide encodes MFLTKRRAVDLCRVAACLCRSVR; translated from the coding sequence ATGTTCCTCACCAAACGGCGCGCGGTCGACCTGTGCCGTGTGGCCGCCTGCCTGTGTCGCTCCGTCCGTTGA